A single Paenibacillus sp. FSL R5-0517 DNA region contains:
- a CDS encoding AraC family transcriptional regulator, with amino-acid sequence MEPTRNDRILGRFKRLSDFKAGRHKGRFYRNSLMLILLIASIPGLITGIVMYQQVVGRMETEFNRMHQNQIENRARNVDDQLAYLEMNLSHWAFEPRFGNALRTLDFVYYFNETQEIVTTLYVLQGSHPLIKSAQLYLQEPKPILFNRDYNELNDAAKVQAYDRYLSMGNHVYWTDWVSGINRDTAPSTNNSLLHTDAGNALVLVHKIPGESMNPFGALIITLDNEKVASLLKTLTPYDEGLTFLMDQEGNTLVTGNPGTAGETSAFEQQLKKEVALHADSRSFLFRYEDQTYSVSYGSLSRIDSDWTYVSAAPLTSVTSPVKLVSKIIVIASAGSLILGLLLSWFASRRIYSPVARMLHLLTPGRNETTPTDEKLDEFELLEQQWNELTSRSVTAHRQLQEQLPHLRDSFVLQLVQGHLYAYNEQDLQQRMRHLGFELEGQQYLLVQMYFTGYEQLQGRFGSQDKGLVTFAAVNITQEVAKNHFRQISVMNFHDLSSAMLVIAPQDEPVKSQAMLWGQELMEVIGRTLKMKVTLMISRPAASLQELPGRFVEMEQAVAYRSVEEGSQILDLEDEACFHRNEAASYPLGLERELLQAIRLGKQDEAERVLEQFMSEITRTGSTEFQVQQMMLQLLGSIQHMMLQTGVTPYKLFGGCNMYERLSGIREPFQMRQWMMNEVFTPYIQEIEARSQEPLKQVVERTMLYIDTHYRSDISLENCADAEQMTPYALSKAFKQVSGINFIDYLTRVRMDAAKQLLRETTMKINDVAAAVGYQHSYFNRIFKKQEGITPSQYREQWFGQ; translated from the coding sequence ATCAACTGGCCTATCTGGAGATGAACTTATCTCATTGGGCTTTTGAACCGAGGTTTGGCAATGCGTTACGAACGCTGGATTTTGTGTATTATTTTAATGAAACGCAGGAGATCGTCACTACATTATATGTACTACAAGGTTCCCACCCGTTGATCAAGTCAGCACAGCTATATTTGCAGGAACCGAAGCCGATCTTGTTTAATCGGGATTATAACGAGTTGAATGATGCTGCCAAAGTACAAGCGTATGATCGTTATCTCTCCATGGGCAACCACGTGTACTGGACAGACTGGGTTTCGGGCATCAACCGAGATACCGCCCCTTCGACCAACAATAGTCTACTGCATACGGATGCAGGCAATGCACTCGTTCTCGTACATAAGATCCCAGGGGAGAGCATGAATCCATTTGGTGCACTGATTATTACGCTGGATAACGAGAAAGTCGCCAGTTTATTGAAAACGCTTACGCCTTATGATGAAGGTTTAACGTTCCTTATGGATCAGGAAGGCAACACACTGGTTACAGGGAATCCGGGAACGGCGGGGGAGACTTCTGCTTTTGAACAGCAGCTAAAAAAAGAAGTGGCCCTGCATGCCGATAGCCGCTCATTCCTGTTCCGATATGAGGATCAGACCTATTCTGTCTCGTATGGCTCGTTGAGTCGGATTGATTCGGACTGGACGTACGTCTCCGCAGCACCTTTGACCTCAGTCACTTCGCCCGTCAAGCTGGTATCCAAGATCATCGTCATTGCGAGTGCAGGCAGTCTCATCCTGGGATTGTTGTTATCCTGGTTTGCTTCCCGCCGCATCTATTCGCCTGTAGCACGGATGCTGCACCTGCTTACGCCTGGCAGAAACGAAACTACACCAACGGATGAGAAGCTGGACGAGTTTGAGCTGCTGGAGCAACAATGGAACGAACTGACCTCCCGCAGTGTAACGGCACATCGCCAGTTGCAGGAGCAGCTTCCCCATCTGCGCGACAGCTTTGTCTTACAACTTGTGCAGGGACATTTATATGCCTATAACGAGCAGGATCTCCAGCAGCGGATGCGTCATCTCGGATTTGAGTTGGAGGGTCAGCAGTATTTGCTGGTGCAGATGTATTTTACGGGATACGAGCAGCTGCAAGGCAGATTCGGAAGCCAGGACAAGGGTTTAGTCACCTTTGCAGCAGTGAATATCACACAGGAAGTGGCAAAAAATCATTTCAGGCAGATCAGTGTCATGAACTTTCATGACCTGTCTTCCGCCATGCTTGTGATCGCTCCTCAGGACGAACCTGTGAAGTCACAAGCGATGTTATGGGGACAGGAGCTCATGGAGGTGATTGGACGAACGCTCAAAATGAAGGTGACCTTGATGATCAGCCGCCCAGCAGCTTCACTTCAGGAACTGCCCGGACGATTCGTCGAGATGGAACAGGCCGTGGCATATCGCAGTGTGGAGGAAGGAAGTCAGATACTCGATCTGGAGGATGAGGCGTGTTTCCACAGAAACGAAGCAGCTTCCTATCCGCTTGGACTGGAACGTGAGTTGCTGCAGGCGATCAGGCTGGGCAAGCAGGACGAAGCGGAACGTGTGCTGGAACAATTCATGAGCGAGATTACGCGGACGGGTAGTACCGAATTTCAGGTGCAGCAGATGATGCTGCAATTACTCGGCAGTATTCAGCACATGATGCTGCAAACGGGAGTGACACCTTATAAGCTGTTTGGTGGTTGCAACATGTATGAACGGCTATCCGGTATTCGTGAACCTTTTCAGATGAGACAATGGATGATGAATGAGGTATTCACACCGTATATCCAAGAGATTGAAGCACGATCCCAGGAACCGCTGAAACAGGTGGTGGAACGTACAATGTTGTATATCGATACGCATTATCGTAGCGATATTTCGCTGGAAAACTGCGCTGACGCGGAGCAGATGACACCCTATGCACTGAGCAAGGCATTCAAACAGGTATCAGGCATCAATTTTATTGATTATCTGACACGTGTGAGAATGGATGCGGCGAAGCAATTGTTAAGGGAGACAACGATGAAAATCAATGATGTTGCGGCGGCTGTGGGCTATCAGCATAGTTATTTTAATCGGATCTTCAAGAAACAGGAGGGCATTACCCCGAGTCAGTATCGCGAACAATGGTTTGGACAATAA